GTTGTTTTAAATGCAATTCGTGGAACAGGTGTAACGGATAAGAATGAACTGTTTATCGGAACAATTAAAGCATCGTTTCTCGCAGTTGTTTTACTCGGTTTTATTTATACGGGACTTGGATGGGCTGGAAATAAAATGCCGACACCAGCATCTCTACCCGCAAATCAGAACCTGGGTGCTTATCTTATCCAAATTATTTCAGATGAAGCATTTGGAAGTTTGGGTATCGTTCTACTCGGTATCATGATATTCTTGGCTTGTCTCACAACAGCTGTCGGTTTAATCGCCGCAGTCAGTGAGTATTTCGCTAGTCTGATACCAAGTATTTCCTACCGTACTTTTGCAATTATCTTTTCTACCCTCTCATTCATTTTGGCAAATCAAGGACTGGATGCCGTCATCCAAACCAGTGTTCCGGTATTGGGTATGATTTATCCGATTGCCATCTCGACGGTTCTCCTCATTGCCGTTTCTTACTTTATTCCTTCCGCACGCATCAGTTTGCAGTTGCCATTAGTTTTAGTCGCAATTATCAGCATTCTGTCAGTCGTGCATCAAAATAACTGGTTGCAGGTTGATACCATCGAAAAGCTACCACTTTATGAAGTAAACTTCCAATGGATTCCCGTCTTGATTATTGGTTACGTGATTGGTCAAGCTTTAGGTGCGCGTCAAGAAAAGATTCAGTATCCATCACCATTACACTAGACAATGAAAAACCCTTGAGCACTTACTCGCTCAAGGGTTTTTTATGTGCTAATTCGTAAATATCGACCTGTCCGTTTAGTTCGCCATCATAGCGCATCACAAAGGGTCCTTCTTCAAAGAAACGTGCACTGGCTACAATCGTCCCGTCATTTGCGAAAATTTCAATACTGGATCCGTCGATAAAAATACGGACATCTTTCAGCTGTTCATCCACTAGTGTTTTCCGCGTTTCAGGTTGATTCGTCAACCAATTCCTGCGTTCCAACGTGAAGCTTTTTTCCAAAACGTCATAATACAATTTTGTATCTTCTTTAAGCACAAGTGTGAACGAAGCTTCCGCTTCTATGTTCATTACTAATTCATAAGCATATTCGTCCGATGCAACTAACCATGGTTCCGTCAGGGCATAAGTCGTTTTATTTTTACGTAACAATGCTAATTCAACAACTGGAATTTGCTTCAACTTTCCCTTTTCGAACTTTAATTCGCGCGGGATGGTCAAATTATGAATCCAACCCTCTGCTATTGTAGGTACAGCTTGCTCAACAGCCGGCTCCATCACACCCATCCAGGCAAATAAAATGCGTCTGCCGTCATCCGCTTCAAATGTCTGGGGAGCATAAAACTCAAATCCCCAGTCTATTTCGGTCATCGGCTCATCCGCCAATTGGAACTTAGAGCCTGTTTTCTCAACTGGAAAATAAACGCTATGATAAATATTTTGGAACTGGTCGCCCTTTGCTTTCAACCCTTGCGGTGAAAGTAAGCATACCCACTGGTCATCGATCTGAAATAAATCCGGACATTCCCACATATAGGCTTTGCCGTCAGCCGGTAGGATTTCGCCTAGATAGTTCCATTCTCTGAGATCATCCGAGGCATACCAAATGGCGGTCCCCTTCAAATCATCTGTTTGAGCACCCAACAGGAGAAACCATTTATCATCCGGTTGAGAATACCAAACTTTAGGATCTCGGACATGTCTAGTAAAACCTTCGGGATGTGCAAATAAGGGGCCATTCTTTTCAAAGGTTAGACCATCAGCTGAAGTTGCATAACATTGGTAACTTTTTTTAGTGCCATCTTCTTCAATGACATTTCCGGTATAAAATAAATACAAAACATCATCTTTTACGACCGCAGACCCGGAATAGATACCATCTTTATCATAGTATTCAGAAGGAGCCAACGCAATTTCCCGTCTTTCCCAGTCCACCATATTATCAGAAACCATGTGTCCCCAGTTTTTATTGATATGTTTCGTACCAGTGGGGTTCCACTGGTAGAAAACATGATACTTCCCATTGAACTGCACCAAGCCGTTTGGATCATTTAACAATCCGTGTAACGGCGTGATGTGATAAGCCAATGGGTATTTTGATTGTGCTACTACACCATCTAACATAATAAAACTCCTAAATCTCTTTTAAGTCTTCGTCTTTGAACCCAAAGAAATATGTCAAAGCGAAGCCGGTTGCAATTGCAATGACGTTTACCAAGATATACGGTAGCAATTGACTGTCCAAGTACAAAAGAATTCCCGGGATAACAGTGATAG
This genomic interval from Jeotgalibaca porci contains the following:
- the brnQ gene encoding branched-chain amino acid transport system II carrier protein codes for the protein MKVKEIFIVGFMLFAMFFGAGNLIFPIALGFQSGSNFWPAILGFILTGVGLPLVSVIVGSISENGYRDLLHKIHPTYSVVFLLIIYLTIGPFFAIPRTATTAYEIGVVPFLGTSTSMGLFIFSLLFFLIVLLVALSPSNLADNIGKYLTPALLITMLLLIVRTIALYRSNETQTLVMETPFVVGFSEGYLTMDAIAAIAFSIVVLNAIRGTGVTDKNELFIGTIKASFLAVVLLGFIYTGLGWAGNKMPTPASLPANQNLGAYLIQIISDEAFGSLGIVLLGIMIFLACLTTAVGLIAAVSEYFASLIPSISYRTFAIIFSTLSFILANQGLDAVIQTSVPVLGMIYPIAISTVLLIAVSYFIPSARISLQLPLVLVAIISILSVVHQNNWLQVDTIEKLPLYEVNFQWIPVLIIGYVIGQALGARQEKIQYPSPLH
- a CDS encoding glycoside hydrolase family 32 protein, whose amino-acid sequence is MLDGVVAQSKYPLAYHITPLHGLLNDPNGLVQFNGKYHVFYQWNPTGTKHINKNWGHMVSDNMVDWERREIALAPSEYYDKDGIYSGSAVVKDDVLYLFYTGNVIEEDGTKKSYQCYATSADGLTFEKNGPLFAHPEGFTRHVRDPKVWYSQPDDKWFLLLGAQTDDLKGTAIWYASDDLREWNYLGEILPADGKAYMWECPDLFQIDDQWVCLLSPQGLKAKGDQFQNIYHSVYFPVEKTGSKFQLADEPMTEIDWGFEFYAPQTFEADDGRRILFAWMGVMEPAVEQAVPTIAEGWIHNLTIPRELKFEKGKLKQIPVVELALLRKNKTTYALTEPWLVASDEYAYELVMNIEAEASFTLVLKEDTKLYYDVLEKSFTLERRNWLTNQPETRKTLVDEQLKDVRIFIDGSSIEIFANDGTIVASARFFEEGPFVMRYDGELNGQVDIYELAHKKPLSE